One window of Pseudomonas sp. ML2-2023-3 genomic DNA carries:
- a CDS encoding TonB-dependent hemoglobin/transferrin/lactoferrin family receptor produces the protein MFRTPHHFSHVYARPTLAAACLAISLQAHAQSFQLQLPAQSLASSLSEVAQQAKIQLLFDEALLRNIKAPALKGDFTPQQAIQLLLKGTDFSLIQVDRTYVVRPREDGTTTSNSLELGAVSVVGNGNEVDSSSVGKSTMTQTQINQYQANNIPSLLATLPGINLGGSLKPGGQTINIWGMGEAEDVQMTVDGATKSGFERYKQGTIFIEPELIKRLEVEKGPHDIHTGNGGFAGVVHMETKDAPDLLEDGKDVGAMLKYGYSSNDHQQVYSGAAYGRTEDGRADALVYYTKRDGDNMKLADTMPDPKNLYPVNPKRLPNTAQDLDAQLLKLNLRLNDEHRVGMSYSRANNDLWVPFSAVSYPEPPSKANIAKYGYDIASRRYLSNRSTIDTTWSTQYKYEPLDNPLVDLEVKYSHSNTEQTDKRSEQAHTQPTTGGRKMETGYTDDMLQIENISLFATGPLDHAVTTGVQFRRHQRDVDMWMPGGNYETEKYNYGHYQPNFMPRGKVNTNSVYLQDAITWGDFTLTPSMRYDHVRNRGQENDAPFYNHPELGHDYSDKTYTGWSPRLSAFWTITPKTALFVNYSKTWRAPVIDEQYEVQGTGSRTSSSRSLDPERITGWRGGNITTFDQIFGDSDHALVRTTLFHNTVDDEIFKATGVGCAAQTVDVSMSTACGPNMPNYRNIGSVTIKGFEVESFYESTYVFGSLSYAWMTGKHEGAYTNPWGPNVWARDVPAPKWIAVLGTKIPSLDARVGWKGEWVRKTDRRPSDDYYSSPISVLGDRYWDHYNNDGYNVQGLFANWKPQQPYLKGTEVNFTLDNMFNNSFRPMLSGDNAYSQGRNAKVSVTRFF, from the coding sequence ATGTTTCGCACACCACATCACTTCTCGCACGTTTACGCGCGCCCGACACTGGCGGCGGCTTGCCTGGCGATCAGCCTGCAAGCCCATGCCCAGTCGTTCCAGTTGCAGCTGCCGGCACAATCGCTGGCCAGCTCACTGAGTGAGGTGGCACAGCAAGCGAAAATCCAGCTGCTGTTTGACGAAGCCCTGCTACGCAACATAAAAGCCCCCGCGCTCAAAGGCGACTTCACACCACAACAGGCCATCCAGCTACTGCTCAAGGGCACCGACTTCAGCTTGATCCAGGTCGACCGCACCTACGTTGTCCGGCCTCGGGAAGACGGCACCACCACCAGCAACAGCCTTGAACTCGGCGCAGTCAGCGTCGTGGGTAATGGCAACGAGGTCGACTCCAGCAGCGTCGGCAAATCGACCATGACCCAAACCCAGATCAATCAGTATCAGGCCAACAACATCCCCAGCCTGCTGGCCACACTGCCGGGCATCAACCTCGGCGGATCGCTCAAGCCTGGCGGTCAGACCATCAATATCTGGGGCATGGGCGAAGCCGAAGACGTTCAAATGACGGTGGATGGCGCGACCAAAAGCGGCTTTGAGCGCTACAAACAGGGCACGATTTTTATCGAGCCCGAGCTGATCAAGCGCCTTGAAGTAGAAAAAGGCCCCCATGACATACACACCGGCAATGGTGGTTTTGCCGGCGTCGTACACATGGAAACCAAAGATGCCCCGGACTTGCTCGAAGACGGCAAAGACGTTGGCGCCATGCTCAAGTACGGCTACAGCAGCAATGATCATCAACAGGTTTACAGCGGTGCCGCGTACGGCCGCACCGAAGATGGCCGCGCCGATGCACTGGTGTACTACACCAAACGCGACGGCGACAACATGAAGCTGGCCGACACGATGCCCGATCCGAAAAACCTGTACCCGGTCAATCCCAAGCGCCTGCCCAACACCGCCCAGGATCTGGACGCGCAACTGCTCAAGCTCAACCTGAGACTCAATGACGAACACCGCGTCGGCATGTCTTACTCACGGGCGAACAATGACCTGTGGGTGCCCTTCTCGGCTGTCAGCTATCCGGAGCCACCCAGCAAGGCCAACATTGCCAAATATGGCTATGACATTGCCTCCCGACGATACCTGTCCAACCGCTCAACCATCGACACCACCTGGTCGACCCAATACAAATACGAGCCTCTGGACAACCCCCTGGTAGACCTTGAGGTCAAGTACTCCCACTCCAACACCGAACAAACCGACAAGCGCAGCGAACAGGCCCACACCCAGCCCACCACCGGCGGGCGCAAGATGGAAACCGGCTACACCGATGACATGCTGCAGATCGAAAACATCAGCCTGTTTGCCACCGGCCCGCTGGACCATGCCGTGACCACCGGCGTGCAATTTCGCAGACATCAGCGTGATGTGGACATGTGGATGCCAGGCGGGAATTACGAAACAGAGAAGTACAATTACGGCCACTACCAACCCAACTTCATGCCACGGGGCAAGGTCAATACCAACAGCGTCTACCTTCAGGACGCCATCACTTGGGGCGACTTCACCTTGACCCCGTCCATGCGTTACGACCATGTGCGCAATCGCGGTCAGGAAAACGACGCGCCCTTTTACAACCATCCGGAACTGGGTCACGACTACAGCGACAAAACCTACACTGGCTGGTCGCCTCGCCTGTCGGCCTTCTGGACAATTACCCCGAAAACAGCCTTGTTCGTTAACTACAGCAAGACCTGGCGCGCCCCGGTGATCGACGAGCAATACGAAGTCCAGGGCACTGGCAGCCGCACCTCCAGCAGCCGGAGCCTGGATCCCGAGCGCATCACCGGCTGGCGCGGGGGAAACATCACCACGTTTGATCAGATTTTCGGCGACAGCGACCACGCCCTGGTGCGCACCACCCTGTTCCACAACACCGTCGACGACGAGATTTTCAAAGCCACAGGTGTGGGCTGTGCCGCACAAACAGTCGATGTCAGCATGAGCACAGCCTGCGGCCCCAATATGCCCAACTACCGCAATATTGGCAGTGTGACGATCAAAGGGTTTGAGGTTGAGAGCTTTTACGAGTCCACCTACGTGTTCGGCTCACTGTCGTACGCATGGATGACGGGTAAACACGAAGGCGCCTACACCAACCCGTGGGGCCCCAACGTCTGGGCCCGAGACGTGCCTGCACCAAAATGGATTGCCGTACTGGGCACCAAAATACCGAGCCTGGATGCTCGCGTTGGCTGGAAGGGAGAATGGGTGCGTAAAACAGACCGCAGACCGAGCGACGATTACTACAGCAGCCCGATCAGCGTTCTGGGTGACCGTTACTGGGATCACTACAACAACGACGGCTACAACGTGCAGGGCCTGTTTGCCAACTGGAAGCCGCAACAGCCGTACCTCAAGGGCACCGAGGTCAACTTCACCCTGGACAATATGTTCAATAACAGCTTTCGCCCGATGCTCAGCGGCGATAACGCCTACAGCCAGGGCCGCAATGCCAAGGTCAGCGTAACGCGGTTCTTCTGA
- a CDS encoding ribbon-helix-helix domain-containing protein, with protein sequence MCELYVKADPILYESRSRSLRICGVVTTLRLENQFWDILSEIAEADGMTTNQLVAKLYEEVMDYRGEVVNFASFLRVSCTRYLSQRRVQAPELSVVARHSNRSLPQ encoded by the coding sequence ATGTGTGAACTGTATGTAAAAGCCGATCCGATTCTTTACGAGTCACGTTCGCGCTCATTGCGTATTTGCGGCGTGGTCACGACGTTGCGCCTGGAAAACCAGTTCTGGGACATTCTCAGTGAAATCGCCGAAGCAGACGGCATGACCACCAACCAATTGGTGGCCAAGCTGTATGAAGAGGTCATGGATTATCGCGGCGAAGTGGTCAACTTTGCCTCGTTCCTGCGCGTGAGTTGCACCCGCTACTTGAGCCAGCGCCGGGTGCAGGCGCCGGAGTTGAGTGTGGTAGCACGTCACAGTAACCGCTCTCTCCCGCAATAG
- a CDS encoding iron-sulfur-binding ferredoxin reductase yields the protein MPELHVADRHWSVADGTNLLDALNQAGVAVPYSCRAGSCHACLVRCVRGEPVDLKPDALVRAQREQGWRLACQCQVVEDLEVEAFDPVRDGLPAEVAALDWLSPTVLRLRLLPQRPLRYRAGQHVVLWTASGIARPYSLASLPEEDRFLEFHLDCAHPGEFASAARHFKVGEGVRLGELRGGALRYDPDWQEQPLWLLASGTGLGPLYGVLREALRQDHQGPILLVHVARDESEYYLKDSLSALAGTCPNLVVEHLERHQLPEYLLEMRIVSRQTHALVCGHPDSVDGFAKRLFLAGLPRNQLLADAFLTRS from the coding sequence GTGCCCGAATTACACGTTGCCGACCGGCATTGGTCGGTTGCCGATGGCACCAATCTGCTCGACGCCTTGAATCAGGCCGGTGTGGCTGTGCCCTACAGCTGCCGGGCGGGCAGTTGCCATGCGTGTCTGGTGCGTTGCGTGAGGGGTGAGCCTGTGGATCTCAAGCCCGACGCTTTGGTCCGGGCGCAACGTGAGCAGGGCTGGCGCCTGGCGTGTCAGTGCCAGGTGGTCGAAGATCTGGAGGTTGAAGCGTTTGATCCCGTGCGCGACGGCTTGCCTGCCGAGGTGGCGGCGCTCGACTGGCTGAGCCCGACGGTATTGCGTCTGCGTCTTTTGCCGCAGCGCCCTTTGCGTTATCGCGCAGGCCAGCATGTGGTGCTGTGGACCGCCAGTGGTATCGCTCGTCCTTACTCGCTGGCCAGTCTGCCCGAAGAAGACCGCTTTCTGGAGTTTCACCTCGATTGCGCTCACCCCGGTGAGTTCGCCAGCGCTGCCCGTCATTTCAAGGTCGGGGAGGGTGTGCGGCTGGGTGAGTTGCGCGGTGGCGCGCTGCGTTACGACCCGGACTGGCAGGAGCAGCCGCTCTGGCTACTGGCGTCGGGTACCGGTTTGGGGCCGCTGTATGGCGTGTTGCGCGAGGCGTTGCGTCAGGACCATCAAGGGCCGATTTTGCTGGTGCATGTGGCGCGTGATGAAAGCGAGTATTACCTCAAGGACTCATTGTCCGCCTTGGCGGGCACTTGCCCCAACCTTGTAGTCGAGCACCTGGAGCGTCATCAGTTGCCGGAGTACTTGCTTGAGATGCGCATTGTCTCGCGCCAGACCCACGCGCTGGTCTGTGGGCATCCCGACAGTGTCGATGGGTTTGCCAAGCGTCTGTTTCTGGCCGGACTGCCTCGTAATCAACTGCTGGCGGATGCTTTCTTGACGCGCAGCTAA
- a CDS encoding RNA polymerase sigma factor: MSGLKPDPPAADHFREFYTQILHFLRKRTDNTSDAADMTQDVFTQWLGYQDRAKVEQPRAFLFQMARNLLRDHWRRQQVRQAVHGEHAESEAEPLSDERDDPMAAAQRQQRLEQLKSVLAELSPRRREALMLHRFEGLSQAQIAARMGISVSMVEKHIALALLHCKQHLQRDSGKEQPK, translated from the coding sequence ATGTCAGGCCTTAAACCCGACCCGCCCGCGGCCGATCACTTTCGCGAGTTCTATACGCAAATTCTGCACTTTCTGCGCAAGCGCACCGACAACACCAGCGATGCAGCCGACATGACCCAGGATGTTTTCACCCAATGGCTGGGTTATCAGGACCGGGCCAAGGTCGAGCAGCCACGGGCTTTTTTATTTCAGATGGCGCGCAATCTGTTGCGCGACCACTGGCGGCGCCAGCAAGTACGACAAGCCGTGCACGGCGAGCACGCCGAGAGTGAAGCCGAACCCTTAAGTGATGAGAGGGATGACCCGATGGCCGCGGCCCAGCGTCAGCAGCGCCTTGAGCAGCTCAAAAGCGTGCTTGCAGAACTCTCGCCCAGGCGCCGCGAAGCCCTTATGCTGCACCGTTTTGAAGGCTTGAGTCAGGCACAGATTGCCGCACGCATGGGGATTTCCGTGAGCATGGTCGAAAAGCACATTGCCCTGGCCTTACTGCACTGCAAGCAACATCTACAACGGGACAGCGGCAAGGAGCAGCCAAAATGA
- the yiaY gene encoding L-threonine dehydrogenase, with translation MTSTFFIPAVNIMGNGCLDEAMTAIRNYGFRKALIVTDAGLAKAGVATLIAEKLALQDIDSVIFDGAKPNPSIANVEAGLLVLKAQHCDFIVSLGGGSPHDCAKGIALCATNGGHIRDYEGVDRSAKPQMPLVSINTTAGTASEMTRFCIITDEERHVKMAIVDRNVTPLLSVNDPELMVAMPKGLTAATGMDALTHAIEAYVSTAANPITDACAIKAMELISQNLRQAVNDGKDLTARENMAYAQFMAGMAFNNASLGFVHAMAHQLGGFYDLPHGVCNAVLLPHVQTFNASVCAARLTDVAHALGADVRGLSPEEGAQAAIAAIRTLARDVEIPAGLRDLGAKLDDIPILATNALKDACGLTNPRKADQGQIEEIFRNAF, from the coding sequence ATGACCAGTACTTTCTTTATTCCCGCCGTCAACATCATGGGTAATGGTTGTCTGGACGAGGCCATGACTGCGATCCGCAACTATGGCTTTCGCAAGGCATTGATTGTGACCGACGCGGGGCTGGCCAAGGCGGGGGTTGCGACCTTGATCGCTGAAAAGCTCGCGCTGCAAGACATTGATTCGGTGATTTTTGACGGTGCCAAACCTAACCCGAGCATTGCCAACGTAGAGGCGGGACTGCTGGTGCTCAAGGCGCAGCACTGCGACTTTATCGTGTCGCTGGGCGGCGGTTCGCCCCATGACTGCGCCAAGGGCATTGCGCTGTGCGCGACCAATGGCGGGCATATCCGTGATTACGAAGGTGTCGATCGCTCGGCCAAGCCGCAAATGCCGCTGGTTTCGATCAACACCACGGCTGGTACGGCCAGTGAAATGACGCGTTTTTGCATCATCACAGACGAAGAGCGCCACGTAAAAATGGCCATTGTCGACCGCAACGTCACGCCGCTGCTGTCGGTCAACGACCCTGAGTTGATGGTCGCGATGCCTAAAGGCCTGACGGCAGCCACGGGCATGGATGCGCTGACCCATGCCATTGAGGCTTATGTGTCGACCGCAGCCAACCCGATTACCGATGCCTGCGCGATCAAGGCAATGGAGCTGATCAGTCAGAACCTGCGCCAGGCGGTGAATGACGGCAAGGACCTGACGGCGCGCGAAAACATGGCTTACGCGCAGTTCATGGCCGGTATGGCCTTTAACAACGCATCCCTGGGCTTTGTGCATGCGATGGCCCACCAGTTGGGCGGGTTCTATGACTTGCCCCATGGTGTGTGCAACGCAGTATTGCTGCCCCATGTGCAAACCTTTAACGCCAGTGTGTGCGCGGCTCGTTTGACCGACGTGGCCCATGCGCTGGGTGCCGATGTGCGCGGCCTGAGCCCGGAAGAGGGCGCCCAGGCGGCCATTGCGGCGATTCGTACGCTGGCCAGGGACGTCGAGATTCCGGCGGGGCTGCGTGATCTGGGGGCCAAGCTGGATGACATCCCGATCCTGGCCACCAATGCCCTGAAAGATGCGTGTGGTTTGACCAATCCGCGCAAGGCAGATCAGGGGCAGATTGAGGAAATCTTCCGTAACGCGTTTTAA
- a CDS encoding DUF4917 family protein, whose protein sequence is MTPFQEFDAELEDWNQLRTSTPCSGLLIGNGASMAVWHDFYYDSLFDKAKSVAEKPLSQTELSVFEALGTRNFEHVLSALKTASKVNKALAINSASPRKRYYAIKEALINCTQDIHIPWRLMQPDTLACWHEELARYATVYCSNYDLLAPWAVMQAPKQFNDLFNASGSTFELSASAAKGKTTRMLYLHGALHLVRNQEGKARKITASEPTLLSNFAINHSISALDDVPLFVSETSSDDKRKSIRQSDYLSFCHEQLMAHKDALCIFGHSLSEQDQHLIDALRLAPLKTLCIAIYPRSEAFIRFQKNHYTALFAEKKLALRFFNSKTHPLGLSRHSVPVEA, encoded by the coding sequence ATGACACCCTTCCAGGAATTTGATGCCGAACTAGAAGACTGGAACCAGTTACGCACCAGCACGCCGTGCAGCGGTCTGCTGATCGGTAACGGCGCGAGCATGGCCGTGTGGCATGACTTCTATTACGACTCACTGTTTGATAAAGCCAAGAGCGTAGCCGAAAAACCGCTGAGCCAGACCGAACTCAGCGTGTTCGAAGCCCTTGGCACCCGCAATTTCGAACATGTACTGAGCGCCCTCAAGACCGCGAGCAAGGTCAACAAGGCACTGGCCATCAACTCGGCCTCACCGCGCAAACGCTATTACGCCATCAAGGAAGCCCTGATCAACTGCACTCAGGACATCCACATCCCCTGGCGCCTGATGCAGCCCGACACCCTGGCTTGCTGGCACGAGGAACTGGCGCGCTATGCCACCGTGTATTGTTCCAACTACGACCTGCTGGCGCCCTGGGCTGTCATGCAGGCACCCAAGCAGTTCAATGACCTGTTCAATGCATCCGGTTCGACCTTTGAATTGAGTGCGAGCGCCGCCAAGGGCAAAACCACCCGCATGCTCTACCTGCACGGAGCGTTGCACCTGGTCAGGAATCAGGAAGGCAAGGCCCGGAAAATCACGGCCAGCGAGCCCACCTTGTTGAGCAACTTCGCCATTAACCACTCGATCAGCGCACTGGACGATGTACCGTTATTTGTCAGCGAAACCAGCAGTGACGACAAGCGCAAATCCATTCGCCAGTCCGATTACCTGTCTTTTTGCCATGAGCAGCTAATGGCTCATAAAGACGCGCTGTGCATTTTTGGCCATAGCTTGAGCGAGCAGGACCAACACCTGATCGACGCCTTGCGCCTGGCGCCGCTCAAAACCCTGTGCATCGCCATCTACCCGCGCAGCGAGGCGTTTATCCGTTTCCAGAAAAACCATTACACCGCGCTGTTTGCCGAAAAGAAACTGGCACTTCGCTTCTTCAATTCAAAGACTCACCCGCTGGGCCTCAGCCGACACTCCGTGCCGGTAGAGGCTTGA
- the pyk gene encoding pyruvate kinase translates to MSVRRTKIVATLGPASNSPEMLEQLILAGLDVARLNFSHGTPDEHKARAKLVREIAAKHGRFVALLGDLQGPKIRIAKFANKKIELKIGDKFTFSTSHPLTEGNQQVVGIDYPDLVKDCGVGDELLLDDGRVVMRVDTATDDALHCSVLIGGPLSDHKGINRRGGGLTAPALTEKDKADIKLAAEMEVDYLAVSFPRDAADMEYARQLRDEAGGTAWLVAKIERAEAVADDETLDGLIKASDAVMVARGDLGVEIGDAELVGIQKKIILHARRHNKAVIVATQMMESMIQNPMPTRAEVSDVANAVLDYTDAVMLSAESAAGAYPLEAVQAMARICVGAEKHPTSKTSSHRIGKTFESCDQSIALAAMYTANHFPGVKAIIALTESGYTPLIMSRIRSSVPIYAFSPHRETQARAAMFRGVYTVPFDPASLPPEQVSQAAIDELLKLGAVKNGDWVILTKGDSYHTIGGTNGMKILHVGDKMV, encoded by the coding sequence ATGTCTGTTCGTCGAACCAAAATTGTTGCCACACTTGGCCCTGCCAGCAATTCACCAGAAATGCTGGAGCAGCTGATCCTCGCTGGCCTGGACGTTGCCCGTCTGAACTTCTCCCACGGCACTCCCGATGAGCACAAGGCTCGCGCCAAGCTGGTCCGTGAGATCGCGGCCAAGCATGGTCGTTTCGTCGCCCTGCTGGGTGACCTGCAAGGCCCGAAAATCCGTATCGCCAAATTCGCCAACAAAAAGATCGAGCTGAAGATCGGTGACAAGTTCACCTTCTCCACCAGCCATCCGTTGACCGAAGGCAACCAGCAAGTGGTCGGTATCGACTACCCCGACCTGGTTAAAGACTGCGGCGTGGGCGACGAGCTGCTGCTCGACGACGGCCGTGTCGTCATGCGTGTAGACACTGCCACCGACGACGCCCTGCACTGCTCCGTGCTGATCGGCGGCCCGCTGTCCGACCATAAAGGCATCAACCGTCGCGGCGGCGGTCTGACCGCTCCAGCCCTGACTGAAAAAGACAAGGCTGACATCAAGCTGGCTGCCGAAATGGAAGTCGACTACCTGGCCGTATCCTTCCCTCGGGACGCTGCGGACATGGAATACGCCCGTCAACTGCGTGACGAGGCTGGCGGTACTGCCTGGCTGGTCGCGAAGATTGAACGCGCTGAAGCCGTGGCTGACGACGAAACCCTCGACGGCCTGATCAAGGCCAGCGACGCGGTAATGGTTGCCCGTGGCGACCTGGGCGTTGAAATCGGTGATGCAGAGCTGGTGGGCATCCAGAAGAAAATCATTCTGCACGCACGTCGCCACAATAAAGCGGTGATCGTAGCGACCCAGATGATGGAGTCGATGATCCAGAACCCGATGCCAACTCGCGCCGAAGTGTCCGACGTTGCCAACGCTGTTCTCGACTACACCGACGCCGTAATGCTCTCGGCCGAAAGTGCTGCCGGTGCCTATCCACTGGAAGCCGTACAAGCTATGGCACGTATTTGCGTCGGCGCTGAAAAGCATCCGACCAGCAAGACCTCCAGCCACCGCATCGGTAAAACCTTCGAAAGCTGCGATCAAAGCATTGCACTGGCGGCCATGTACACCGCCAACCACTTCCCGGGTGTCAAAGCGATCATCGCCCTGACCGAAAGCGGGTACACGCCGTTGATCATGTCGCGCATCCGTTCTTCGGTGCCGATCTACGCGTTCTCCCCGCACCGTGAAACCCAGGCCCGCGCCGCGATGTTCCGTGGTGTGTACACCGTACCGTTCGACCCGGCTTCGCTGCCGCCAGAACAGGTCAGCCAGGCTGCCATCGACGAGCTGCTCAAGCTGGGCGCTGTTAAAAATGGCGACTGGGTCATCCTGACCAAGGGCGACAGCTACCACACCATCGGTGGCACCAACGGCATGAAGATTCTGCATGTCGGCGACAAAATGGTTTAA
- a CDS encoding YegP family protein, with the protein MSGWYELSKTSSGQFRFVLKAANAETILVSEQYTTLAAAKAGIASVQANSPLDERYEKKAAKDGKPYFNLKAANHQVIGTSELYSSEAARDKGIASVKHNGPTTVIKEKL; encoded by the coding sequence ATGTCGGGTTGGTACGAATTGAGCAAGACCAGCAGCGGGCAGTTTCGTTTTGTATTGAAAGCGGCGAATGCCGAAACGATATTGGTCAGTGAGCAGTACACCACGCTCGCGGCGGCCAAGGCCGGGATTGCCTCGGTTCAGGCCAACAGCCCGCTGGATGAGCGCTACGAGAAAAAAGCGGCCAAGGATGGCAAGCCCTACTTCAATCTGAAGGCGGCCAATCACCAGGTCATTGGTACCAGTGAGTTGTACAGCTCAGAGGCCGCGCGGGACAAAGGCATTGCCAGTGTCAAACACAACGGCCCGACGACGGTGATCAAAGAGAAGCTCTGA
- a CDS encoding FecR domain-containing protein has translation MSPFQEAGHESIDEQAAHWFSRNRNERDPSSREQFNRWHANPAHAQAYAEFQSLWADLGELERVNRPVTLPVRPRRFNAALATAAAVLCAVFALNLGAPVALHQQHVSTSAQGGRTVSLPDGSTLNVNANTRVRLEFSAQQRDIYLDQGQFYIDVAANKEQPLVVHAGDARIRVVGTGFDVRRSSRQLVVSVAHGQVAFTPDATSSTLLGAQQRATYDYARHSLQEQNLGPDEVADWRSGHLSFRNRELASLVDELDLYRPGVIQLADGPLARYKVSGNLDTRDPLALVKALPALIPVKNVLLDNGIIRIEPR, from the coding sequence ATGAGTCCTTTTCAAGAAGCCGGGCACGAGAGCATCGATGAACAGGCGGCCCATTGGTTTTCGCGCAATCGTAACGAGCGCGACCCATCCAGCCGAGAGCAATTCAACAGGTGGCATGCCAACCCGGCCCATGCACAGGCCTATGCCGAATTCCAATCCCTGTGGGCTGATCTGGGCGAACTTGAACGGGTAAACCGTCCCGTAACGCTTCCCGTGCGCCCCCGGCGATTCAACGCAGCGCTGGCCACCGCGGCCGCCGTCCTGTGCGCCGTCTTTGCGCTGAACCTGGGAGCCCCAGTGGCCCTGCACCAGCAGCACGTGAGCACCTCGGCCCAAGGCGGGCGCACGGTATCACTGCCTGACGGCAGCACCTTGAATGTCAATGCCAACACCCGGGTACGCCTCGAATTCAGCGCACAACAACGCGATATATATCTGGATCAGGGCCAGTTCTATATCGACGTAGCGGCCAATAAAGAGCAACCACTGGTGGTGCATGCTGGCGATGCGCGCATCCGGGTAGTCGGCACCGGATTCGATGTCCGGCGCAGCTCACGCCAATTGGTGGTCAGTGTCGCCCATGGCCAGGTTGCGTTTACCCCCGATGCCACCTCTTCAACCCTGCTTGGCGCTCAGCAACGCGCCACCTACGACTACGCCAGGCACTCACTGCAAGAGCAAAACCTGGGCCCTGATGAAGTGGCGGACTGGCGCAGCGGGCACCTGTCCTTTCGCAATCGCGAACTGGCCAGCCTGGTGGACGAGCTGGACCTGTACCGCCCCGGCGTCATCCAGCTTGCCGATGGCCCCCTCGCTCGCTACAAGGTCTCCGGCAACCTGGACACCCGCGATCCACTGGCACTGGTCAAGGCCCTTCCCGCGTTGATCCCGGTAAAAAACGTGCTGCTGGACAACGGAATCATCCGCATCGAACCTCGCTAA
- a CDS encoding fumarate hydratase, with product MTVIKQDDLIQSVADALQFISYYHPVDFIQAMHEAYLREESPAARDSMAQILINSRMCATGHRPICQDTGIVTVFVRVGMDVRWTGATMGLDDMINEGVRRAYNLPENVLRASILADPAGARRNTKDNTPAVIHYSIVPGNTVEVDVAAKGGGSENKSKMAMLNPSDSIVDWVLKTVPTMGAGWCPPGMLGIGIGGTAEKAAVMAKEVLMESIDIHDLIKRGPSSRIEEMRIELFEKVNQLGIGAQGLGGLTTVLDVKIMDYPTHAASLPVCMIPNCAATRHAHFVLDGSGPAALEAPPLDAYPEIVWEAGPSARRVNLDTLTPEDVQSWKPGETVLLNGKMLTGRDAAHKRMVEMLNKGETLPVDLKGRFIYYVGPVDPVRDEVVGPAGPTTATRMDKFTRQILDQTGLLGMIGKSERGPTAIEAIKEHKAVYLMAVGGAAYLVAQAIKKSRVVAFAELGMEAIYEFDVKDMPVTVAVDSNGESVHITGPAIWQKKISDSLAVEVQ from the coding sequence ATGACCGTGATCAAGCAAGACGACCTGATTCAGAGCGTTGCTGACGCCCTGCAATTCATTTCCTACTACCACCCCGTGGACTTCATCCAGGCGATGCACGAGGCCTACCTGCGCGAAGAATCGCCAGCGGCCCGTGACTCGATGGCGCAAATCCTGATCAACTCGCGCATGTGTGCCACTGGCCACCGCCCGATTTGCCAGGACACCGGCATCGTCACCGTTTTCGTGCGCGTAGGCATGGATGTACGCTGGACCGGCGCCACCATGGGCCTGGACGACATGATCAACGAAGGCGTGCGTCGCGCTTATAACTTGCCGGAAAACGTCCTGCGCGCTTCGATCCTGGCCGACCCGGCAGGCGCCCGTCGCAACACCAAGGACAACACCCCTGCGGTCATCCACTACTCCATCGTTCCGGGTAACACCGTGGAAGTGGACGTAGCGGCCAAGGGCGGCGGTTCCGAGAACAAGTCGAAAATGGCCATGCTCAACCCGTCCGACTCGATCGTTGACTGGGTGCTCAAGACTGTTCCGACCATGGGCGCGGGCTGGTGCCCACCGGGCATGCTCGGCATCGGCATCGGCGGCACCGCTGAAAAAGCGGCCGTGATGGCCAAGGAAGTGTTGATGGAGTCCATCGACATTCACGACCTGATCAAGCGTGGCCCGTCCAGCCGTATCGAAGAGATGCGCATCGAGCTGTTCGAGAAGGTCAACCAACTGGGTATCGGCGCCCAGGGCCTGGGCGGCCTGACCACTGTTCTTGACGTGAAAATCATGGACTACCCGACCCACGCAGCGTCCCTGCCGGTGTGCATGATCCCGAACTGCGCGGCCACCCGTCACGCCCACTTCGTACTGGACGGCTCCGGCCCTGCAGCACTCGAAGCGCCACCGCTGGACGCCTACCCGGAAATCGTTTGGGAAGCAGGCCCGTCGGCCCGCCGTGTCAACCTCGACACCCTGACCCCGGAAGACGTGCAGAGCTGGAAGCCGGGCGAAACCGTCCTGCTGAACGGCAAAATGCTGACCGGTCGTGACGCTGCGCACAAGCGCATGGTTGAAATGCTGAACAAGGGTGAAACCTTGCCGGTAGACCTCAAGGGTCGCTTCATCTACTACGTGGGCCCGGTTGATCCGGTGCGCGACGAAGTGGTTGGCCCTGCCGGTCCGACCACCGCCACGCGGATGGACAAGTTCACCCGTCAGATCCTCGATCAAACCGGCCTGCTGGGCATGATCGGCAAATCCGAGCGCGGCCCTACCGCCATCGAAGCCATCAAGGAACACAAAGCCGTGTACCTGATGGCCGTCGGCGGTGCTGCGTACCTGGTAGCCCAGGCGATCAAGAAATCGCGCGTGGTGGCATTTGCCGAACTGGGTATGGAAGCGATCTACGAGTTCGACGTCAAAGACATGCCCGTCACCGTGGCAGTCGACAGCAACGGCGAGTCGGTCCACATCACCGGCCCGGCGATCTGGCAGAAAAAAATCAGCGACAGCCTGGCCGTAGAAGTGCAATAA